A single Lactuca sativa cultivar Salinas chromosome 8, Lsat_Salinas_v11, whole genome shotgun sequence DNA region contains:
- the LOC111908354 gene encoding protein IQ-DOMAIN 19, which produces MGKARKWIKNLLAGRKVKQAVDATQTPPTSIAPATPKEKRRWSFRRSSATPPTSTTTNSIDVISSAPPSSLVHEAENYEQKKHALEMAFVAAATANAAATAIIVKHTAATKIQSVFRSYLARKALYALKGLVKLQALVRGHLVRKRATATLRCMQALVTVQARACARRRRSNDGVDSYNYGWPDSELYQGFRTPDVSEEHIKIVEMDTRSTRKSYSKERVSMHFSPAPSEPSPRAYFRNFEDFRLASAQGSPTMKPDYAESLYEFPSYMANTESSRAKARSHSAPKQRPADFSSVYERQSSSVTRRRPSIEGRNVPRAVKMQRSSSHLGSNSGAQNHYPWSVKLDKSTVSLIGSECGSTSTVLTNVNYCQSLIGFDTYHRNEY; this is translated from the coding sequence ATGGGGAAGGCAAGAAAATGGATCAAGAATTTGTTGGCCGGAAGAAAAGTCAAACAAGCCGTCGATGCAACCCAAACACCACCCACTTCCATCGCACCGGCAACTCCTAAGGAGAAACGTAGATGGAGCTTCCGGCGGTCATCCGCCACACCTCCCACAAGCACAACCACCAACTCCATAGACGTAATCTCCTCTGCACCACCATCGTCATTAGTGCATGAAGCAGAAAATTACGAGCAAAAGAAGCATGCTCTGGAGATGGCCTTCGTGGCTGCAGCCACTGCAAATGCAGCAGCCACAGCCATAATTGTCAAACACACTGCTGCCACAAAGATTCAATCCGTTTTCAGGTCCTACTTGGCGAGAAAAGCTTTGTACGCTTTGAAAGGATTAGTGAAGCTCCAAGCGCTGGTGAGGGGTCACTTGGTACGGAAACGGGCAACTGCGACGCTCCGGTGTATGCAGGCGTTGGTAACAGTTCAGGCCCGAGCTTGTGCCCGACGAAGGCGCAGTAACGATGGAGTTGACTCTTATAATTACGGGTGGCCGGACTCTGAACTTTACCAGGGTTTCAGAACTCCGGACGTATCTGAAGAACACATCAAAATTGTAGAAATGGACACCAGAagtactagaaagagttactccaAAGAACGAGTCTCCATGCACTTCTCGCCTGCACCATCGGAGCCAAGTCCGAGGGCTTACTTCCGCAACTTTGAGGACTTTAGATTGGCGTCCGCTCAAGGTAGCCCTACCATGAAACCTGATTATGCCGAATCACTATACGAATTCCCAAGTTACATGGCGAACACAGAATCATCGAGAGCAAAAGCACGATCCCACAGCGCCCCAAAGCAGCGCCCAGCGGATTTTAGTTCTGTGTATGAGAGACAGTCTTCTAGCGTCACTAGACGGAGGCCTTCCATAGAAGGAAGGAACGTCCCAAGAGCTGTCAAGATGCAGCGGTCTTCCTCTCATCTGGGTTCGAATTCAGGTGCTCAAAATCACTATCCATGGTCAGTCAAGTTAGACAAGTCGACTGTTTCTCTTATAGGAAGTGAATGCGGTTCAACAAGTACAGTCCTAACCAATGTCAATTACTGTCAATCACTCATCGGATTTGATACTTATCATCGAAACGAATACTGA